The Elaeis guineensis isolate ETL-2024a chromosome 12, EG11, whole genome shotgun sequence sequence ATGTCCACTTAATTCCCAGCAACCCACCCTTTTTTGACCttggactctctctctctttctctctcttcccccctcCCACCCCTCCCCCCTCCGTCTGGGTGGTATAGAAAATTGGGTTGCTTTAAAGAGACGAGGGAGTTGGCTTGCTTGCTTGCATGTCTTTCATGTGGTTTCTCCTTCACCTATATAAACCACAAGCCAAGTAGGTAGGAAGCAATGTTGGTTTATGCTTGCTTCTCGAAAGGGATTAAGCTTTACTGCTTCCTTTCTTGCCACAAGTTTTCAGCTAGATTGTCTTTAGGGATTGAATGCATTTTTCCCTTAATTATTCTTTTAAAGCTTCCCTTTAGCATTGCAGCTTTATGTCATATTGTTCGTCGCTCCTGGGGTAGGTTGAATTTTCATTTATGCGCTTCATTTTAGGCAGTTCTAATGGATCTTTTGTTTGCAGTGGATTTTCCCCCTTTCTAACCATACTTGATCTTCATGGATGATATGCACTTTAGGTAATATATAGCTTCTCCTTATAGCTTATTGAAGCTAAGCTCTTTTGCATAAGTCTGCTAAGGCTCTCTTAACAGTTCACTTCCCCAATTTATAGTTATACCGAGGTGCTTCAATGGTACCAAAGGTCAAAATGATTTATTTGCACTTATTTCAGCCTCATTTCAAACCAAACGTCACCTGATATGTTCGTGCACCGTATAGGATAATTTGATGCATGCATAAGAGAGTTTCATATGGACATGCTTGGTTGTGTTTTGGGAGAACAGAGCCGTGATGGTCGTGATCTAGCTAGGCATGTCGCTCATTGCAACTAGTGGGATGTTAGGGTTCTGTGCTTGTGTCAATGAGGCTCCCTAGTCATGCCTCATCCACATATATGGATGACATGGCAAACAGTATCTGAAAACAACTTCAGGGGCATGGTATCTTAGCATGATCTAGTGGCTATGGTTTTGAATCTAAATATATATGTGATTCATTTGTGCCACTTCTGCATTGAGTCATGCTCAATAGGTTCACCCTTTCTGAATGAACAGAGGCTAGATGGTTGTCTACTCTTTTTGTTACCATTCCCTAGCTTAATTACATATATAGGTTAGTGGTTGTTATTGACAGCTAAAAATCGGAAAAAGGAAATCATAAATTGGTGGGGGCTCTTGTAACATCATGCATGTTGCTAAAAAATGTGAAAATGGTCCTGAGCTTTCCTTGTAAGAGAGCATCTTAGCTGCTGATAGGAAATACTAAGCTATTATGAGTTTAATATGTTTATGGTTGTGTTGTGAATATTAATATTGCAGTAGTGGCATTAACAATAATGATATATGATAGGAGCAACTGTATGCAGCACAGTTGTGTAGTTGTTGTTCTTGATGTTATGTACATGCTGTTACTGCTGCTATTgttgtttttatttttcttaagctGGGATATCATGTTACTTTTCTTCTATCAAGAAAAGCAATTATGTTAATATGTAAAAATTCttgatatatatgaatcaaatgtAAGTCATGTATTTCCTGCAGTGTAACAAATTTTAGAGTCCCATTCTTTTTCCTCAATATGTTTTTCTTCTACTTTAACGTGCTTACTTTAGAGAAAACAATCCTTACTTTATCCATGCCCAGAATAGTTTTGAGATATAAGTTTCATCAGGCTAGTTAAGATGTATGTCCCATCCAGGGGTATCATGTTCTTTTGGAGGTAAGGTGGGAAGCCTCTTTCTCTTGATTATGCTTGCACTTTTCTGGTAGTTGAAGATAAGAGTGTTACTACCTACTTCTTTTAAAAATTAGTTGACAGACAGAAAGTTCGCAAGGTGTAATTTTATTGTagtgtttgtaaaaatatttattctgcataagttctttattttttccAAAATGTGTATGACTTTGCAAATATTTTTGATGGTCTGAATTCATGCTATACCACTAGAATATATCTTGATTTTCCAAGAACAAATATGTATTACTAAATAGTTGAACCGCTAATCACATTTGAGAATGTTCCTTTCGCTTTCGGAAGAATGTTACAATTTTCATTAAGAAAATACAAAATTGGtttattttttgtttaaaaaaaaattcccacTAGAGTAGTTTTTGAGTTTTAGGCACATGATGTGCAACAGTTTAGAATAAACTTAATGTATTTGGGAAGCAGAGCTTGAATTTCAACAGTAGAGCTAGAGCTCAATCAATAGGCAAGCATGACATGCACCTGCATTTGCTGGAACATTGTTTCCTTGCTGAAAAATGCATCTAGCTTGGATTGAAATAACCTGTTAAAAGCTACAATATAAACAACATTATTATATCATTGCTGATTTAATTTTACTACTTAGAACAATTAGTAgactttattttcttttatactACGATTTCCAGTTTCTGAGTCTTATACCTCTTTCCAGAGCAAGCAACATTAGCAGTACTCCTAATCTtttgtcttttctttctttctttcgtttGCTAATTAtggctcctctctcttttttgtttCTATTGTGAAAAACAGTTATAGTTTTCTTGAATTGTATCAGTACTTATTAGCCGTTCTTAAACATTCAAGAAGAAAGCTGATTTGTTCATCAAAACCCTCGACCGCATCAACCATCACCTTATTCATATTAGTTATTCCCTATCAGCTACTACTACAAATGTCTAAAGCACCACTGATGCTAAATTTTCAGTCACTTATGTACAAAAGCCATAATCATGCCTTGTCCATCTGATTGATATCATATTACCTAAGATCACTAATTATATATAAGTCTAATTCTACCATTATACTGTTTCACTTCCATAAATCAATTTGGCAGCTTGAGGCGGATTTTGAAGCATACTCCACTGCCACTTCTTGTTTACTGGAAACTTGAAGAATATCAGCTGTATCTGAATTATACTCAGGTCCTTTAGTTCCATCATGGCTAAGCTGAGAAGCAACAAACTTGTCGAGAACCCTCCAATCTGTCACTTGCTCAACTGCTTGATCTATGTCTCCACTGCTATCATAAAACGTGACCATCTGAAGTTGGTGGGTAGGCTGCACTGTTTTGTCCTCTGAAGAAGTAAAGGATTGGAGAGAATTCCAATGGTTGATGTAGTTTGGAAGTTTTTGGCTCTCTAGCTGAGGCTGGTGGCAAGGTTCATATGGTAAGTGGTAGTGCATTTTTGTCTCTCTTTTGTAGGATTGAAGATGCTGGTGGTATGCCATGTTAGGCTGTATTGAAATACTATTCGGGGAATCAAGTTGGCTTTGCAGGATGGATAATTGTTCATCATACCAACAAGGAGAGTCAAGCTCACTTGGTTTTCTTACTGTTGGCACTCGTTTCTTGAACACCCTGCAGACAACCCAACCCTCTTCCTGTAACATGAAATTGAACAATGGGTCATGGAATCACACTTTAAAGCGCTTTGGTCTCTAAATAACGGAAGTAGCGCAACAAAAATTATAACTGAAAAACTAGCTACAGTTGAGTGTGAATGACTTTGGTGCAAAATAATGTATACTTGCAATTCTGAGAACATCTTCTGCCAAAAGAAGATCTGCCATTTGTAAAAAATTAGTGACCAAGAGATTGACCATCGCATTGCAACAAAGATGGattaactcaaaaaaaaaaaaaaagaaaagaaaagaaaaaaattgagaataaGATTGAATATGCCTCAAATAGCCATTATGCGTAAGAATAATGACTGCAAATTGCTGGCTCATCATTAGTTAAATTTCCATGTGAATTTTAATGGATTAAGATTAGTTCATCAAGAGATTGAGAGTCCAAAGAAAATTGAAAAGAATGTGATTTTGGTTTTTCCTACAACTTAATTTTGAGATGTCATTAATTTATTCTTTCCACTAAAACCAGAAGACCAattaatttcaaatcattacgtTAGTCGTGCTTACTGTTATGGTGGATAGAGGAGAGGAGAAATTGTAGTATTTCTCTATAGATATGAAGAGAGTAGATCTAATAGAAGAGGAAATTTTTAACTTTGTTTGGAATTTCTTAAACTCTTTTGATCCAAAATAGCTCAAGTACATCTCTTTATATAGGTGATTTTACAACCGTTCAACTACTTTCTATATAATATACTAAGAGTCATATTTATAAGCAACAAtttgattttataattttatagaaAACACTAGAGATCATTGCTAataataagataatattaatttGGTTTATTAATTCCTATAGCCTTCTTTGAATTAAGATTTCTTGGAAACATAAAAGTCTCTTTGACTAGCATATAGCACCTCTTGATTTTATCAAACTTGGACTCTAAGAGCAATGCACaattaaatttagatattttCAATACTTACTAACTTTTTCTTGCTCTATATGAAAGTTGCTCGAGGAATAACTGTCACATCCAATTTTTTGTACGATGCAAGATTTTGATGCAATTAAACCTTAGTGTTTAACTCAAAAAAGCTAGATTGAACTACATATATCAAAATTGAGATTGCACTTATGTCAACCCATTGAATTTTGCCCTGCACTCATATAACTTCATCGGTAATGCCCGTTCATCAATTGCTGGGAAACTTTATGTAGGCTTCAAATTGATCATAAGTTTCTCGATGAGAttcatttcttttattttctcattTTCCCTGAGAAATCGAATTTTAATGATATCAtctatcaaatttaaaaatagcTAAGAAATATAATATGCTTTATTATAATAGTCAAGTCATAGGATTACAACAAGCTCTACATAAGACTTGAGCAGAAAAACGTTAGATTCAGCAACAAGTTTGCATCCCAAAAACGAAAATGCACAAATCATTCAGAAATTAAAAATGTCATTGCACTATTCCGAGCATAAGTCGTAATGAAAATCTCTTGCAGGTTTCCGAAGTAGGAATTAATTACCTTGCACGGTATGCCATTACATTTTAAAAAGAAACTTAAACATGTTGTGTTTTATAGTAAATCTCTTCTTAATATCCAAACTATATGCGGCCTAAGATTTAATAGTATGATTAATGGATTTATTCACCTAAAAGCATGCAACCCTTATTTtttgacaaaagaaaaaaaaaatttctttctctaTTCTCTTCATTTTGTTTCTGGTAGAATTATTTAGCATAAGAAATATGTCACTTGGTTGCCGTACATAGTGATCTCTTACCTCCATCTTGTTCCGTTCCTCAAAACTTATAAATTCCACCTtacaaaatttgattttctttttgaaataaaatccaaaaaattgGAAGAGGCAAAGTAATCAGAAAAAATTAACAATGCGATATAAGTGTCAGTTCCattgaatcaaaaatttttaaattggtcCTCGTCGAATGGCCATAAATAAAATTGAGTTCAAGTGTAAAATACTTGCCTGCGGAGTTCCGTTTTCATTAGTTTCAAGCCGATACTCATGCATGATCCAATCTGACTTTTGCCCATTTGGTGCTCTGCCTTTATAAAATACTAAGGTCTTCCTCATGCCGATAAGGTTATGCTTTGAGTAAATTGGCTTGTCTCTTCCAGTGGCCTTCCAAAATCCAGCTGCTGTTGCTCTATTAGTGCGAGTACCAGTTGGATACTTCTTATCTTTGTGACTGAAAAAATACCATTCATGCTGTTCGTCTGCTCCTATCCTACATTTGTCTATTTTAAGGAACATGTCAGCTAAAACTGAAATGTCTATATATGAAATCAACTTGCGTTTCATCATAAAAAACAACTCCTGTAAATGGTACCTTGAAGATCCCATGGCTCAATTTTGTACAAATCAACATCCTTTATTACATCTAGGTCAATCTTTTTTGAAGCCACTTTTTTCCTAAGATAGTAATCCACAAGCTCTTCATCAGTAGGATGAAATCGAAAACCTGGAGGAACACATGAAAAAGTATCCATATTCTAGTGGACGTATCAAGTCCTGTAAATAATGTAAAAAGCATCATCAGcatgagattaattaattatcCCATATTATCAATTTATGTGATGGAATTTGTGTTATCCTTCTACCTTAATTATGACATGACATCAAACAACACAAATGATATGAAATATATTGAGATTTTTGAAAGGCTGCCATTGAAGTAACGACCTTCTAAAATATTTAGATTGCAAAGCAAGCTAGAAATTTAgggttttaattttaatttagggCCTGAATAAAATGCAAAATTCTAAAAATAACATTGCATGCACACATTACCCACATTTGACAAGAAAAGTtcacaaaataaataaaaacaatTTGACATGAAGGCATTATAAATTTCACGTATTTCAAGTAGGCAAAGATATTTCTTCTATGATCTCAAGAAAAGCTGTTTCCTACTAAACTTTTGGCATTTCTGGAATATAAGTGCAGAAAACGTTTCCAAACTTTGGATTTGCTACGATCAATTTGCTCACCTAATTACAAACTTGAGTGTTTGTTGTATTATATAAGCAATTAATTTTATGAACGCACTTCATCCTCTTAAAGGTATAACAAGATCTTGATCACAGCActgaatttttttcttctccttcatgTTTCTTTTAAAGTTGAAGTTTAGAATTTTAAATGGAATAGAGCAATTCATGGATGAAAAATTAATCCATCTGAATTTGCCGTGGtctgaaaaaataataagattgaGAAAGTATGTGCACGTGGAACCAAATCTATACTAACTTCGATAAAAGAAAAGAGGCCTTCGATCCTATATGGCCATGGTAACAAAGGAGAAATGGAAGATGTATGAAAACCTAATATTATAAGGGTTCGAGTtgtattttttgcatgaaagaatgattgatcttctttcacaaTTTCAACCATTGAATTATGCTTTGCATATCTTTCAAAGTGCGACATAAGCTTCATGATTTGTGCTATGGATGGATAGAAGAGGTTCGTCATGTTTGAAAAATGTGCAAAGGGCAATCCAATGGTTGAGTTCAGAAAGAAGATCAATAattctttcatgcgaaagatacaacctgaGTCTATATTATAAATAGACACGGTATTTGAAAATGTTTAAATTAAAAGGTCCTCTAAGAACAACAAAGTGAATACAAATCCATAAACTAGACTCAAATGAaagataataaattatataaatatgtaGAAACAGATTTACTGGACATGATAGCCTATTAGTTTTGAATAATTACTGAAGAATCAACTAGTCATATGGGAGGAATGCTAAGGAAAAATGTTAAGCTCCATAAAATAGCAATATGGGGTAGGAGCAACTTAGGACCatcaacaagaagaagaggaaggctttGATTCGATTAAAAATACCATTTATTTTTTCATACTACTTGAAAATAACTTTGCATTTTCTAGTTTTTGTACTTAACTGCAAGAAATTGAATTTTCGTCTAGGTCATCCATGTATATTATAACAAAACTTTCTTTGCTGTATTGTTGATAGGAGTTTTCCCTTTCACTTGTAAGCCTTAGGAAGTAAGGTAGGAAACCCCCCCCCATTAGTTGTATCATACAATTCTTTAGAATGTACTGGTATGTCTTATATGAAAATATAGAGAAGATATCTGGTTCCAAAGTTTCATTCTCTAAATATTATTTGTAATATATTGGTGAGGTGTTGACACCAACAATTAGGACAAAAATTTACTTTCTGTAATATATTACATATCTTAATTAGCAAAAACAATTAATTAACATCATTGAAAAATCAGTATTATAAA is a genomic window containing:
- the LOC105033492 gene encoding NAC domain-containing protein 7-like, which codes for MDTFSCVPPGFRFHPTDEELVDYYLRKKVASKKIDLDVIKDVDLYKIEPWDLQDKCRIGADEQHEWYFFSHKDKKYPTGTRTNRATAAGFWKATGRDKPIYSKHNLIGMRKTLVFYKGRAPNGQKSDWIMHEYRLETNENGTPQEEGWVVCRVFKKRVPTVRKPSELDSPCWYDEQLSILQSQLDSPNSISIQPNMAYHQHLQSYKRETKMHYHLPYEPCHQPQLESQKLPNYINHWNSLQSFTSSEDKTVQPTHQLQMVTFYDSSGDIDQAVEQVTDWRVLDKFVASQLSHDGTKGPEYNSDTADILQVSSKQEVAVEYASKSASSCQIDLWK